A genomic region of Hippoglossus hippoglossus isolate fHipHip1 chromosome 8, fHipHip1.pri, whole genome shotgun sequence contains the following coding sequences:
- the xylt2 gene encoding xylosyltransferase 2 isoform X3, with product MRRGRAPGRAAVVKMVASARVQKLLRRYRLAIAAALTILLVQGLVVWSLRSLEEGEAEKKSRRSKLPDHNSQDPKRDPALWEKQNSLSVRNKGRWSARLERTGGTAASALRRGTSRRGGKPSIKQKSPQERVMTGAGMDGVIPPDLSSSRNFSETRGGADGAVKLPAAAAAIPGEPGSVDGAHQAPSSDFVPKCDIIGKDALSALHRAGSQQCRQEIANLVCQHQAGLLMPNALPQFCPQLGIINPVQAVGELDNSLSKVENPIRVAFVLMVHGRAIRQLKRLIKAIYHRDHYYYIHVDKRSGYLHREVLQIAQQFPNVRATPWRMITIWGGASLLKAYLRSMQDLLSMMDWKWDFFVNLSATDFPTRTNDELVAFLSQHRDKNFLKSHGRENARFIKKQGLDRLFHECDNHMWRLGERGIPEGLEVSGGSDWFALTRRFVEYVINSQDDLVTGLKQFYSYALLPAESFFHTVLGNSHMCDSLVDNNLRVTNWNRKLGCKCQYKHIVDWCGCSPNDFKPQDLIRIQQLTRPTFFARKFESSVNQEAIDILDTHLYGQYAPGTIAIKAYWESVFEQSDSVGSLRDVALTAYTSFFRLGLKNLATAQSNVESCRFEPVGYPLSVHLYFYDDHFQGYVVRQETQAVGSKVRETLEMWAVPQASFVLEKNLKEFERLKNLEIGTEWDPKERIFRNFGGVIGPLDEPLAVQNWARGPNLTATIVWLDPALVVASSYDITVDVDAEYTQYKPPLQRPLRPGTWTVRVLKQWERVAEVRFLVMPLTFKDKEPLRKEDSWLHAGPPGNMYLEQSFQQLSSMLKLPPQEPAMREAQRKAQLVGLPLEEWVDSGVRTFWVMGNLCTTQTSSCPALGPCSKTSWSSLSPDPKSELGPVKSDGRIR from the exons ATGCGCCGTGGCCGCGCTCCCGGTCGCGCGGCGGTGGTAAAGATGGTGGCCAGCGCTCGGGTACAGAAACTGCTCCGACGGTACAGACTCGCGATCGCCGCCGCGTTAACCATCCTCCTGGTCCAGGGTCTGGTCGTATGGAGCCTGCGGAGCCTGGAGGAGGGCGAGGCCGAG aaGAAATCACGACGGTCTAAGTTGCCAGACCACAACAGCCAGGACCCCAAGAGAGACCCCGCACTTTGGGAGAAACAAAACTCTCTGTCAGTGAGGAACAAGGGCAGATGGAGCGCCAGGTTGGAGAGGACAGGGGGCACAGCAGCCAGCGCGCTGAGGAGAGGAACCAGCCGGCGAGGAGGGAAGCCCAGCATCAAGCAGAAGTCTCCCCAGGAGCGGGTGATGACGGGCGCTGGAATGGATGGTGTCATCCCCCCTGACCTGTCAAGCAGCCGCAACTTTAGCGAGACCCGAGGAGGCGCGGATGGGGCAGTTAAgctacctgctgctgccgccgccatTCCAGGGGAGCCGGGCAGTGTGGACGGCGCACACCAAGCCCCCAGCAGTGACTTTGTGCCCAAGTGCGACATCATAGGCAAGGACGCCCTCTCCGCCCTCCATCGCGCTGGGTCCCAGCAGTGCCGACAAGAGATCGCCAACCTCGTGTGCCAGCATCAGGCTGGTCTGCTCATGCCAAACGCCCTTCCTCAGTTCTGCCCCCAACTCG GTATAATAAATCCGGTTCAGGCCGTTGGCGAGCTGGACAACAGCCTGTCCAAAGTGGAGAACCCCATCAGGGTGGCTTTTGTTCTGATGGTCCACGGCCGAGCCATACGGCAGCTCAAGCGTCTCATCAAAGCCATTTACCACCGTGACCACTACTACTACATCCATGTAGACAAG CGGTCCGGCTACTTGCACCGCGAGGTCCTGCAGATTGCCCAGCAGTTCCCAAATGTGCGAGCCACGCCCTGGAGGATGATCACCATCTGGGGGGGTGCCAGCCTCCTGAAGGCTTACCTACGCAGCATGCAGGACCTGCTCTCCATGATGGACTGGAAATGGGATTTTTTCGTCAATCTCAGCGCCACAGACTTCCCCACCAG GACCAATGATGAACTGGTGGCTTTCCTGTCGCAGCACAGAGACAAGAACTTCCTCAAGTCACACGGGAGAGAGAATGCACG GTTCATTAAAAAGCAGGGCCTCGACCGCCTCTTCCACGAGTGTGACAACCACATGTGGCGCCTCGGGGAGCGCGGCATACCAGAAGGCCTGGAGGTCTCAGGTGGCTCTGATTGGTTTGCGCTCACCCGCCGCTTTGTGGAGTATGTCATCAACTCCCAGGATGACCTGGTTACAGGGCTGAAGCAGTTCTATTCCTACGCCCTGCTCCCCGCTGAG TCTTTCTTCCACACGGTGCTGGGGAACAGTCACATGTGTGACAGCCTGGTGGACAACAACCTGCGGGTCACCAACTGGAATCGTAAGCTTGGCTGTAAATGTCAGTACAAGCACATTGTCGACTGGTGTGGCTGCTCGCCCAATGATTTCAAACCGCAAGACCTCATCCGGATACAG CAACTGACCCGTCCCACATTCTTTGCCCGTAAATTTGAGTCGTCGGTGAACCAAGAGGCCATAGACATCCTGGACACTCACCTCTACGGCCAGTACGCTCCGGGCACCATCGCCATCAAGGCGTACTGGGAGAGCGTGTTCGAGCAGTCGGACAGCGTCGGCTCTCTCAGGGACGTGGCTCTCACTGCTTACACGTCTTTCTTTCGCCTGGGTCTGAAGAATCTGGCCACGGCTCAGAGCAATGTGGAGTCCTGCAG GTTTGAACCAGTAGGCTACCCTCTATCGGTACACTTGTACTTCTATGACGACCATTTCCAAGGGTACGTGGTGCGTCAGGAAACTCAGGctgtggggtcaaaggtcagggagACGCTGGAGATGTGGGCAGTGCCGCAGGCCTCGTTCGTTCTCGAGAAGAACCTGAAAGAGTTTGAAAGGCTGAAGAATCTGGAA ATCGGCACAGAGTGGGATCCCAAAGAGAGAATCTTCCGTAACTTCGGTGGGGTGATCGGACCTCTGGATGAACCGCTGGCAGTCCAGAATTGGGCCCGTGGTCCCAACCTCACAGCCACTATCGTGTGGCTCGACCCGGCTCTGGTGGTGGCGTCGTCGTACGACATCACAGTGGATGTGGATGCAGAGTACACCCAGTACAAACCGCcgctgcagcgccccctgcggCCCGGGACCTGGACAGTGCGGGTGTTAAAGCAATGGGAGCGCGTGGCAGAAGTTCGCTTCCTTGTCATGCCGCTAACCTTCAAAGATAAGGAGCCACTACGCAAAG AGGACAGCTGGCTCCATGCAGGTCCTCCGGGGAACATGTACCTGGAGCAGAGTTTCCAGCAGCTGAGCTCCATGCTGAAGCTGCCTCCCCAGGAGCCTGCCATGCGGGAGGCCCAGCGTAAAGCCCAGCTCGTGGGTCTGCCCCTTGAAGAGTGGGTGGACAGTGGTGTGAGGACCTTCTGGGTTATGGGCAACCTGTGCACCACACAGACTTCCTCCTGCCCAGCACTGGGACCTTGCTCCAAAACCTCCTGGAGCTCTCTGTCCCCGGACCCCAAGTCGGAACTGGGCCCTGTCAAAAGTGACGGGCGTATCAGGTAG
- the xylt2 gene encoding xylosyltransferase 2 isoform X2 codes for MRRGRAPGRAAVVKMVASARVQKLLRRYRLAIAAALTILLVQGLVVWSLRSLEEGEAEKSRRSKLPDHNSQDPKRDPALWEKQNSLSVRNKGRWSARLERTGGTAASALRRGTSRRGGKPSIKQKSPQERVMTGAGMDGVIPPDLSSSRNFSETRGGADGAVKLPAAAAAIPGEPGSVDGAHQAPSSDFVPKCDIIGKDALSALHRAGSQQCRQEIANLVCQHQAGLLMPNALPQFCPQLGIINPVQAVGELDNSLSKVENPIRVAFVLMVHGRAIRQLKRLIKAIYHRDHYYYIHVDKRSGYLHREVLQIAQQFPNVRATPWRMITIWGGASLLKAYLRSMQDLLSMMDWKWDFFVNLSATDFPTRTNDELVAFLSQHRDKNFLKSHGRENARFIKKQGLDRLFHECDNHMWRLGERGIPEGLEVSGGSDWFALTRRFVEYVINSQDDLVTGLKQFYSYALLPAESFFHTVLGNSHMCDSLVDNNLRVTNWNRKLGCKCQYKHIVDWCGCSPNDFKPQDLIRIQQLTRPTFFARKFESSVNQEAIDILDTHLYGQYAPGTIAIKAYWESVFEQSDSVGSLRDVALTAYTSFFRLGLKNLATAQSNVESCRFEPVGYPLSVHLYFYDDHFQGYVVRQETQAVGSKVRETLEMWAVPQASFVLEKNLKEFERLKNLEIGTEWDPKERIFRNFGGVIGPLDEPLAVQNWARGPNLTATIVWLDPALVVASSYDITVDVDAEYTQYKPPLQRPLRPGTWTVRVLKQWERVAEVRFLVMPLTFKDKEPLRKEEDSWLHAGPPGNMYLEQSFQQLSSMLKLPPQEPAMREAQRKAQLVGLPLEEWVDSGVRTFWVMGNLCTTQTSSCPALGPCSKTSWSSLSPDPKSELGPVKSDGRIR; via the exons ATGCGCCGTGGCCGCGCTCCCGGTCGCGCGGCGGTGGTAAAGATGGTGGCCAGCGCTCGGGTACAGAAACTGCTCCGACGGTACAGACTCGCGATCGCCGCCGCGTTAACCATCCTCCTGGTCCAGGGTCTGGTCGTATGGAGCCTGCGGAGCCTGGAGGAGGGCGAGGCCGAG AAATCACGACGGTCTAAGTTGCCAGACCACAACAGCCAGGACCCCAAGAGAGACCCCGCACTTTGGGAGAAACAAAACTCTCTGTCAGTGAGGAACAAGGGCAGATGGAGCGCCAGGTTGGAGAGGACAGGGGGCACAGCAGCCAGCGCGCTGAGGAGAGGAACCAGCCGGCGAGGAGGGAAGCCCAGCATCAAGCAGAAGTCTCCCCAGGAGCGGGTGATGACGGGCGCTGGAATGGATGGTGTCATCCCCCCTGACCTGTCAAGCAGCCGCAACTTTAGCGAGACCCGAGGAGGCGCGGATGGGGCAGTTAAgctacctgctgctgccgccgccatTCCAGGGGAGCCGGGCAGTGTGGACGGCGCACACCAAGCCCCCAGCAGTGACTTTGTGCCCAAGTGCGACATCATAGGCAAGGACGCCCTCTCCGCCCTCCATCGCGCTGGGTCCCAGCAGTGCCGACAAGAGATCGCCAACCTCGTGTGCCAGCATCAGGCTGGTCTGCTCATGCCAAACGCCCTTCCTCAGTTCTGCCCCCAACTCG GTATAATAAATCCGGTTCAGGCCGTTGGCGAGCTGGACAACAGCCTGTCCAAAGTGGAGAACCCCATCAGGGTGGCTTTTGTTCTGATGGTCCACGGCCGAGCCATACGGCAGCTCAAGCGTCTCATCAAAGCCATTTACCACCGTGACCACTACTACTACATCCATGTAGACAAG CGGTCCGGCTACTTGCACCGCGAGGTCCTGCAGATTGCCCAGCAGTTCCCAAATGTGCGAGCCACGCCCTGGAGGATGATCACCATCTGGGGGGGTGCCAGCCTCCTGAAGGCTTACCTACGCAGCATGCAGGACCTGCTCTCCATGATGGACTGGAAATGGGATTTTTTCGTCAATCTCAGCGCCACAGACTTCCCCACCAG GACCAATGATGAACTGGTGGCTTTCCTGTCGCAGCACAGAGACAAGAACTTCCTCAAGTCACACGGGAGAGAGAATGCACG GTTCATTAAAAAGCAGGGCCTCGACCGCCTCTTCCACGAGTGTGACAACCACATGTGGCGCCTCGGGGAGCGCGGCATACCAGAAGGCCTGGAGGTCTCAGGTGGCTCTGATTGGTTTGCGCTCACCCGCCGCTTTGTGGAGTATGTCATCAACTCCCAGGATGACCTGGTTACAGGGCTGAAGCAGTTCTATTCCTACGCCCTGCTCCCCGCTGAG TCTTTCTTCCACACGGTGCTGGGGAACAGTCACATGTGTGACAGCCTGGTGGACAACAACCTGCGGGTCACCAACTGGAATCGTAAGCTTGGCTGTAAATGTCAGTACAAGCACATTGTCGACTGGTGTGGCTGCTCGCCCAATGATTTCAAACCGCAAGACCTCATCCGGATACAG CAACTGACCCGTCCCACATTCTTTGCCCGTAAATTTGAGTCGTCGGTGAACCAAGAGGCCATAGACATCCTGGACACTCACCTCTACGGCCAGTACGCTCCGGGCACCATCGCCATCAAGGCGTACTGGGAGAGCGTGTTCGAGCAGTCGGACAGCGTCGGCTCTCTCAGGGACGTGGCTCTCACTGCTTACACGTCTTTCTTTCGCCTGGGTCTGAAGAATCTGGCCACGGCTCAGAGCAATGTGGAGTCCTGCAG GTTTGAACCAGTAGGCTACCCTCTATCGGTACACTTGTACTTCTATGACGACCATTTCCAAGGGTACGTGGTGCGTCAGGAAACTCAGGctgtggggtcaaaggtcagggagACGCTGGAGATGTGGGCAGTGCCGCAGGCCTCGTTCGTTCTCGAGAAGAACCTGAAAGAGTTTGAAAGGCTGAAGAATCTGGAA ATCGGCACAGAGTGGGATCCCAAAGAGAGAATCTTCCGTAACTTCGGTGGGGTGATCGGACCTCTGGATGAACCGCTGGCAGTCCAGAATTGGGCCCGTGGTCCCAACCTCACAGCCACTATCGTGTGGCTCGACCCGGCTCTGGTGGTGGCGTCGTCGTACGACATCACAGTGGATGTGGATGCAGAGTACACCCAGTACAAACCGCcgctgcagcgccccctgcggCCCGGGACCTGGACAGTGCGGGTGTTAAAGCAATGGGAGCGCGTGGCAGAAGTTCGCTTCCTTGTCATGCCGCTAACCTTCAAAGATAAGGAGCCACTACGCAAAG AAGAGGACAGCTGGCTCCATGCAGGTCCTCCGGGGAACATGTACCTGGAGCAGAGTTTCCAGCAGCTGAGCTCCATGCTGAAGCTGCCTCCCCAGGAGCCTGCCATGCGGGAGGCCCAGCGTAAAGCCCAGCTCGTGGGTCTGCCCCTTGAAGAGTGGGTGGACAGTGGTGTGAGGACCTTCTGGGTTATGGGCAACCTGTGCACCACACAGACTTCCTCCTGCCCAGCACTGGGACCTTGCTCCAAAACCTCCTGGAGCTCTCTGTCCCCGGACCCCAAGTCGGAACTGGGCCCTGTCAAAAGTGACGGGCGTATCAGGTAG
- the xylt2 gene encoding xylosyltransferase 2 isoform X1, which produces MRRGRAPGRAAVVKMVASARVQKLLRRYRLAIAAALTILLVQGLVVWSLRSLEEGEAEKKSRRSKLPDHNSQDPKRDPALWEKQNSLSVRNKGRWSARLERTGGTAASALRRGTSRRGGKPSIKQKSPQERVMTGAGMDGVIPPDLSSSRNFSETRGGADGAVKLPAAAAAIPGEPGSVDGAHQAPSSDFVPKCDIIGKDALSALHRAGSQQCRQEIANLVCQHQAGLLMPNALPQFCPQLGIINPVQAVGELDNSLSKVENPIRVAFVLMVHGRAIRQLKRLIKAIYHRDHYYYIHVDKRSGYLHREVLQIAQQFPNVRATPWRMITIWGGASLLKAYLRSMQDLLSMMDWKWDFFVNLSATDFPTRTNDELVAFLSQHRDKNFLKSHGRENARFIKKQGLDRLFHECDNHMWRLGERGIPEGLEVSGGSDWFALTRRFVEYVINSQDDLVTGLKQFYSYALLPAESFFHTVLGNSHMCDSLVDNNLRVTNWNRKLGCKCQYKHIVDWCGCSPNDFKPQDLIRIQQLTRPTFFARKFESSVNQEAIDILDTHLYGQYAPGTIAIKAYWESVFEQSDSVGSLRDVALTAYTSFFRLGLKNLATAQSNVESCRFEPVGYPLSVHLYFYDDHFQGYVVRQETQAVGSKVRETLEMWAVPQASFVLEKNLKEFERLKNLEIGTEWDPKERIFRNFGGVIGPLDEPLAVQNWARGPNLTATIVWLDPALVVASSYDITVDVDAEYTQYKPPLQRPLRPGTWTVRVLKQWERVAEVRFLVMPLTFKDKEPLRKEEDSWLHAGPPGNMYLEQSFQQLSSMLKLPPQEPAMREAQRKAQLVGLPLEEWVDSGVRTFWVMGNLCTTQTSSCPALGPCSKTSWSSLSPDPKSELGPVKSDGRIR; this is translated from the exons ATGCGCCGTGGCCGCGCTCCCGGTCGCGCGGCGGTGGTAAAGATGGTGGCCAGCGCTCGGGTACAGAAACTGCTCCGACGGTACAGACTCGCGATCGCCGCCGCGTTAACCATCCTCCTGGTCCAGGGTCTGGTCGTATGGAGCCTGCGGAGCCTGGAGGAGGGCGAGGCCGAG aaGAAATCACGACGGTCTAAGTTGCCAGACCACAACAGCCAGGACCCCAAGAGAGACCCCGCACTTTGGGAGAAACAAAACTCTCTGTCAGTGAGGAACAAGGGCAGATGGAGCGCCAGGTTGGAGAGGACAGGGGGCACAGCAGCCAGCGCGCTGAGGAGAGGAACCAGCCGGCGAGGAGGGAAGCCCAGCATCAAGCAGAAGTCTCCCCAGGAGCGGGTGATGACGGGCGCTGGAATGGATGGTGTCATCCCCCCTGACCTGTCAAGCAGCCGCAACTTTAGCGAGACCCGAGGAGGCGCGGATGGGGCAGTTAAgctacctgctgctgccgccgccatTCCAGGGGAGCCGGGCAGTGTGGACGGCGCACACCAAGCCCCCAGCAGTGACTTTGTGCCCAAGTGCGACATCATAGGCAAGGACGCCCTCTCCGCCCTCCATCGCGCTGGGTCCCAGCAGTGCCGACAAGAGATCGCCAACCTCGTGTGCCAGCATCAGGCTGGTCTGCTCATGCCAAACGCCCTTCCTCAGTTCTGCCCCCAACTCG GTATAATAAATCCGGTTCAGGCCGTTGGCGAGCTGGACAACAGCCTGTCCAAAGTGGAGAACCCCATCAGGGTGGCTTTTGTTCTGATGGTCCACGGCCGAGCCATACGGCAGCTCAAGCGTCTCATCAAAGCCATTTACCACCGTGACCACTACTACTACATCCATGTAGACAAG CGGTCCGGCTACTTGCACCGCGAGGTCCTGCAGATTGCCCAGCAGTTCCCAAATGTGCGAGCCACGCCCTGGAGGATGATCACCATCTGGGGGGGTGCCAGCCTCCTGAAGGCTTACCTACGCAGCATGCAGGACCTGCTCTCCATGATGGACTGGAAATGGGATTTTTTCGTCAATCTCAGCGCCACAGACTTCCCCACCAG GACCAATGATGAACTGGTGGCTTTCCTGTCGCAGCACAGAGACAAGAACTTCCTCAAGTCACACGGGAGAGAGAATGCACG GTTCATTAAAAAGCAGGGCCTCGACCGCCTCTTCCACGAGTGTGACAACCACATGTGGCGCCTCGGGGAGCGCGGCATACCAGAAGGCCTGGAGGTCTCAGGTGGCTCTGATTGGTTTGCGCTCACCCGCCGCTTTGTGGAGTATGTCATCAACTCCCAGGATGACCTGGTTACAGGGCTGAAGCAGTTCTATTCCTACGCCCTGCTCCCCGCTGAG TCTTTCTTCCACACGGTGCTGGGGAACAGTCACATGTGTGACAGCCTGGTGGACAACAACCTGCGGGTCACCAACTGGAATCGTAAGCTTGGCTGTAAATGTCAGTACAAGCACATTGTCGACTGGTGTGGCTGCTCGCCCAATGATTTCAAACCGCAAGACCTCATCCGGATACAG CAACTGACCCGTCCCACATTCTTTGCCCGTAAATTTGAGTCGTCGGTGAACCAAGAGGCCATAGACATCCTGGACACTCACCTCTACGGCCAGTACGCTCCGGGCACCATCGCCATCAAGGCGTACTGGGAGAGCGTGTTCGAGCAGTCGGACAGCGTCGGCTCTCTCAGGGACGTGGCTCTCACTGCTTACACGTCTTTCTTTCGCCTGGGTCTGAAGAATCTGGCCACGGCTCAGAGCAATGTGGAGTCCTGCAG GTTTGAACCAGTAGGCTACCCTCTATCGGTACACTTGTACTTCTATGACGACCATTTCCAAGGGTACGTGGTGCGTCAGGAAACTCAGGctgtggggtcaaaggtcagggagACGCTGGAGATGTGGGCAGTGCCGCAGGCCTCGTTCGTTCTCGAGAAGAACCTGAAAGAGTTTGAAAGGCTGAAGAATCTGGAA ATCGGCACAGAGTGGGATCCCAAAGAGAGAATCTTCCGTAACTTCGGTGGGGTGATCGGACCTCTGGATGAACCGCTGGCAGTCCAGAATTGGGCCCGTGGTCCCAACCTCACAGCCACTATCGTGTGGCTCGACCCGGCTCTGGTGGTGGCGTCGTCGTACGACATCACAGTGGATGTGGATGCAGAGTACACCCAGTACAAACCGCcgctgcagcgccccctgcggCCCGGGACCTGGACAGTGCGGGTGTTAAAGCAATGGGAGCGCGTGGCAGAAGTTCGCTTCCTTGTCATGCCGCTAACCTTCAAAGATAAGGAGCCACTACGCAAAG AAGAGGACAGCTGGCTCCATGCAGGTCCTCCGGGGAACATGTACCTGGAGCAGAGTTTCCAGCAGCTGAGCTCCATGCTGAAGCTGCCTCCCCAGGAGCCTGCCATGCGGGAGGCCCAGCGTAAAGCCCAGCTCGTGGGTCTGCCCCTTGAAGAGTGGGTGGACAGTGGTGTGAGGACCTTCTGGGTTATGGGCAACCTGTGCACCACACAGACTTCCTCCTGCCCAGCACTGGGACCTTGCTCCAAAACCTCCTGGAGCTCTCTGTCCCCGGACCCCAAGTCGGAACTGGGCCCTGTCAAAAGTGACGGGCGTATCAGGTAG
- the si:ch73-364h19.1 gene encoding uncharacterized protein si:ch73-364h19.1 isoform X1, whose protein sequence is MRAFVLRLMSSGGFLKGSITGYTEEMSTTASPTIPSSQLTSEQLTVVAASFSSLVFFVVIAVLLSIIYRKDPQCCKLRSYQRPHADMDAPPQYYSSRQTLVGSSCLEQQIMDDNNSQQTGQLFFVGLPSSYSLPTLDAPLPRLPSYESVRKKDRQRQIHMMIADRFGLNGPIVTEPPPTYEESIRQSMELPYNILSSAVDISPPRTLYTNPGADIQSDAPHPINLDASTTVLHV, encoded by the exons atGAGAGCCTTTGTGTTGAGGCTGATGAGCTCAGGAGGATTTCTAAAGGGATCAATCACAGGTTACACAGAAGAAATGTCCACAACCGCAAGTCCAACCATCCCCTCCTCACAGCTGACATCAGAACAACTCACTGTGGTCGCTGCGTCCT TCTCTTCTCTGGTGTTCTTTGTGGTTATTGCGGTGCTGCTGTCCATTATTTATCGCAAGGATCCACAGTGCTGCAAACTCCGTTCCTATCAGCGGCCTCATGCAGATATg GACGCTCCTCCTCAGTactacagcagcagacagactcTGGTGGGATCTTCTTGCCTGGAGCAGCAGATCATGGATGACAACAACAGTCAG CAGACAGGTCAGCTGTTCTTCGTCGGCCTGCCCTCCAGCTACAGCCTGCCGACGCTGGACGCCCCCCTGCCGAGGCTCCCCTCCTACGAGAGTGTTCGAAAAAAGGACCGCCAGAGGCAGATCCACATGATGATCGCAGACCGCTTCGGCCTCAATGGACCCATTGTGACTGAG CCTCCTCCCACATACGAAGAGAGTATCCGCCAGTCTATGGAGCTGCCGTATAACATCCTCTCATCTGCTGTGGACATCTCTCCACCTCGGACTCTCTACACCAACCCAGGAGCTGACATTCAGAGCGACGCACCTCATCCAATCAACTTGGACGCCAGCACCACCGTTCTACATGTCTGA
- the si:ch73-364h19.1 gene encoding uncharacterized protein si:ch73-364h19.1 isoform X2, producing the protein MRAFVLRLMSSGGFLKGSITGYTEEMSTTASPTIPSSQLTSEQLTVVAASFSSLVFFVVIAVLLSIIYRKDPQCCKLRSYQRPHADMDAPPQYYSSRQTLVGSSCLEQQIMDDNNSQTGQLFFVGLPSSYSLPTLDAPLPRLPSYESVRKKDRQRQIHMMIADRFGLNGPIVTEPPPTYEESIRQSMELPYNILSSAVDISPPRTLYTNPGADIQSDAPHPINLDASTTVLHV; encoded by the exons atGAGAGCCTTTGTGTTGAGGCTGATGAGCTCAGGAGGATTTCTAAAGGGATCAATCACAGGTTACACAGAAGAAATGTCCACAACCGCAAGTCCAACCATCCCCTCCTCACAGCTGACATCAGAACAACTCACTGTGGTCGCTGCGTCCT TCTCTTCTCTGGTGTTCTTTGTGGTTATTGCGGTGCTGCTGTCCATTATTTATCGCAAGGATCCACAGTGCTGCAAACTCCGTTCCTATCAGCGGCCTCATGCAGATATg GACGCTCCTCCTCAGTactacagcagcagacagactcTGGTGGGATCTTCTTGCCTGGAGCAGCAGATCATGGATGACAACAACAGTCAG ACAGGTCAGCTGTTCTTCGTCGGCCTGCCCTCCAGCTACAGCCTGCCGACGCTGGACGCCCCCCTGCCGAGGCTCCCCTCCTACGAGAGTGTTCGAAAAAAGGACCGCCAGAGGCAGATCCACATGATGATCGCAGACCGCTTCGGCCTCAATGGACCCATTGTGACTGAG CCTCCTCCCACATACGAAGAGAGTATCCGCCAGTCTATGGAGCTGCCGTATAACATCCTCTCATCTGCTGTGGACATCTCTCCACCTCGGACTCTCTACACCAACCCAGGAGCTGACATTCAGAGCGACGCACCTCATCCAATCAACTTGGACGCCAGCACCACCGTTCTACATGTCTGA